Proteins co-encoded in one Arthrobacter sp. ERGS1:01 genomic window:
- a CDS encoding 3-deoxy-7-phosphoheptulonate synthase, producing MTTTAVETSSSTANLRVSRFTALPSPAELSAELPLDAHTSNVVERGRDQVRAVMDGVDDRLLVVVGPCSIHDPKAGLEYARRLAAAAKDHEEDLLIVMRAYFEKPRTTVGWKGLINDPNLDGSHDVAKGLEMAREFLLEVARLGLPTGTEFLEPISPQYTADLISWGAIGARTTESQIHRQLSSGLSMPIGFKNGTDGDLQVALDACSAASAAQSFLGIDGDGRASLVSTAGNQDTHMILRGGRKGPNYSAADVAAAAAAAEGAGINPRLIVDASHANSGKSHHRQAEVALEIGAQLEAGGASADAIAGVMLESFLVGGAQKLDVDEVAAGAANLTYGQSVTDACMEWDVTADVLSKLADASRVRRTRTSGN from the coding sequence GTGACCACCACAGCAGTCGAAACGTCATCCAGCACCGCGAACCTCCGGGTCAGCCGCTTCACCGCGCTCCCGTCGCCGGCCGAGCTCTCCGCCGAACTTCCGCTTGACGCACACACGAGCAACGTCGTCGAACGCGGCCGCGACCAGGTCCGGGCCGTCATGGACGGCGTGGACGACCGCCTGCTGGTGGTGGTGGGCCCGTGCTCCATCCACGACCCCAAGGCCGGACTGGAATACGCCCGCCGCCTGGCCGCGGCCGCCAAGGACCACGAGGAAGACCTGCTGATCGTGATGCGCGCCTACTTCGAAAAGCCGCGCACCACCGTGGGCTGGAAGGGCCTGATCAACGATCCCAACCTGGACGGCAGCCACGACGTGGCCAAGGGGCTGGAAATGGCGCGCGAGTTCCTGCTCGAGGTGGCCCGCCTGGGCCTGCCCACGGGCACCGAATTCCTTGAACCGATCAGCCCCCAGTACACGGCCGATTTGATCTCCTGGGGGGCCATTGGGGCCCGCACCACCGAAAGCCAGATCCACCGCCAGCTCTCCTCCGGGCTGTCCATGCCCATCGGCTTCAAGAACGGCACCGACGGGGACCTCCAGGTGGCCCTGGATGCGTGCAGCGCCGCCAGCGCCGCGCAGTCGTTCCTGGGCATCGACGGCGACGGACGGGCGTCCCTGGTCAGCACGGCCGGCAACCAGGACACCCACATGATCCTGCGCGGCGGGCGCAAGGGCCCCAACTACTCCGCGGCCGACGTTGCCGCCGCTGCGGCCGCTGCGGAGGGCGCCGGCATCAACCCGCGCCTGATTGTGGACGCCAGCCATGCCAACTCCGGCAAGAGCCACCACCGCCAGGCGGAGGTGGCCCTGGAGATCGGCGCCCAGTTGGAGGCCGGCGGTGCGTCCGCGGACGCCATTGCCGGGGTCATGCTGGAAAGTTTCCTGGTGGGCGGGGCGCAGAAGCTCGACGTCGACGAGGTTGCCGCGGGTGCCGCGAACCTCACGTACGGGCAAAGCGTCACCGACGCGTGCATGGAGTGGGACGTCACGGCCGACGTGCTGTCCAAGCTGGCCGACGCCTCCCGCGTGCGCCGTACCCGCACGTCCGGAAACTAA